In Microbacterium pumilum, the following proteins share a genomic window:
- a CDS encoding sulfurtransferase, giving the protein MSVETDTSSAKFAEYADPGRLVTGEWLEPRLGSPGLVVVESDEDVLLYETGHIPGAVKVDWHTELNDPVVRDYVDGAGFAELLSRKGIARDDTVVIYGDKNNWWAAYALWVFSLFGHQDVRLLDGGRDKWIAEGRPFTTDAATPTPAEYPVVDRDDTLLRAYKDDVLAHFGNPLIDVRSPEEYDGSRTSAPAYPEEGALRAGHIPTAQSVPWARAVAEDGGFKPRAELDAIYRGDAGLEDGDSIVAYCRIGERSSHTWFVLKHLLGFENVRNYDGSWTEWGSAVRVPIVTGSEPGELPSR; this is encoded by the coding sequence TTGTCCGTCGAGACCGACACATCGTCCGCCAAGTTCGCCGAATACGCCGACCCCGGCCGGCTCGTCACAGGAGAGTGGCTGGAGCCGCGGCTCGGCAGCCCGGGACTCGTCGTGGTCGAGTCGGACGAGGACGTGCTGCTCTACGAGACCGGCCACATCCCCGGCGCCGTGAAGGTCGACTGGCACACCGAGCTCAACGACCCCGTCGTCCGTGACTACGTCGACGGGGCGGGATTCGCAGAGCTGCTCAGCCGCAAGGGCATCGCCCGAGACGACACGGTGGTCATCTACGGCGACAAGAACAACTGGTGGGCCGCCTACGCCCTCTGGGTGTTCTCGCTGTTCGGGCACCAGGATGTGCGACTGCTCGACGGCGGCCGCGACAAGTGGATTGCCGAAGGTCGTCCCTTCACGACGGATGCCGCGACACCGACCCCGGCCGAATACCCCGTCGTGGACCGCGACGACACCCTGCTGCGCGCCTACAAGGACGACGTGCTCGCGCACTTCGGCAACCCGCTGATCGACGTGCGATCGCCCGAGGAGTACGACGGCTCGCGGACATCGGCGCCCGCCTACCCCGAAGAGGGCGCGCTGCGCGCGGGCCACATCCCCACCGCTCAGAGCGTGCCGTGGGCGAGGGCGGTCGCGGAGGACGGCGGCTTCAAGCCGCGCGCCGAACTCGACGCGATCTACAGGGGCGACGCAGGGCTGGAGGACGGCGACTCCATCGTCGCCTACTGCCGGATCGGCGAACGCTCCAGCCACACGTGGTTCGTCCTGAAGCACCTGCTCGGGTTCGAGAACGTGCGCAACTACGACGGATCGTGGACCGAGTGGGGCAGCGCCGTGCGCGTGCCGATCGTCACCGGATCCGAGCCGGGCGAGCTGCCCTCGCGCTGA
- a CDS encoding SufE family protein has translation MTVSALPDSLADIRDEFLELAEPDRLQLLLEYSRELPAMPARYEGHPELCERVAECQSPVYIVMDVDADGIVAMHATAPPEAPTTRGFASILAQGLTGLTVDEVLAVPADFPQSIGLTRAVSPLRIAGMTGMLMRAKRQVLAKRGA, from the coding sequence ATGACCGTTTCCGCCCTGCCCGACTCGCTCGCCGACATCCGTGACGAGTTCCTCGAGCTCGCCGAGCCCGACCGACTGCAGCTCCTTCTCGAGTACTCGCGCGAGCTGCCAGCCATGCCCGCGCGTTACGAAGGTCACCCCGAGCTGTGCGAGCGGGTGGCGGAGTGCCAGTCCCCCGTCTACATCGTGATGGATGTCGACGCCGACGGGATCGTGGCGATGCACGCCACGGCACCGCCCGAGGCGCCGACCACGAGAGGATTCGCCAGCATCCTCGCGCAGGGCCTCACCGGCCTCACTGTCGACGAGGTCCTCGCGGTGCCCGCCGACTTCCCCCAGAGCATCGGGTTGACGCGCGCGGTGTCGCCGCTGCGGATCGCCGGGATGACGGGAATGCTGATGCGCGCGAAGCGTCAGGTGCTCGCAAAGCGCGGCGCGTGA
- a CDS encoding dihydrofolate reductase family protein, translating into MIVTEVMPRSLAACEVLTAEGREWLRERYHRSDAEYVRLNMITTLTGAASGSDGTSETLTSRVDRRVLGVIRADADVVLVGAQSVRAEGYVVPRTARLAVVTSSGDLSGHRLSLGPDATPDRVLLVCPAEAAARLAERTSQYGVQIVPVPGGSHLEPRAIIEALAARGYTRIVCEGGPSLATQFADAGVIDEYCVTVAPVVEPADRPFLNPGIRPDTEVVGALVDEAGFSYLRLRVRR; encoded by the coding sequence ATGATCGTCACCGAGGTCATGCCGCGAAGCCTCGCGGCGTGCGAGGTGCTGACGGCCGAGGGGCGGGAATGGCTCCGTGAGCGATATCACCGGTCAGACGCCGAGTACGTGCGGCTCAACATGATCACCACACTCACGGGCGCGGCATCCGGATCGGACGGTACGAGCGAGACCCTGACCAGCAGGGTCGACCGCCGGGTGCTCGGCGTGATCCGGGCCGACGCCGACGTGGTACTGGTCGGTGCCCAGAGCGTCCGCGCCGAGGGATACGTCGTGCCGCGCACTGCGCGGCTCGCGGTCGTCACCTCGTCAGGCGATCTGAGCGGTCATCGGCTGTCGCTCGGCCCCGATGCGACGCCGGACCGCGTGCTGCTGGTATGCCCCGCGGAGGCTGCCGCACGTCTCGCCGAGCGCACGTCGCAGTACGGCGTGCAGATCGTGCCGGTGCCGGGTGGCAGCCACCTCGAGCCGCGCGCGATCATCGAAGCGCTGGCCGCGCGAGGCTACACCCGGATCGTGTGCGAGGGCGGCCCGTCGCTGGCGACCCAGTTCGCCGATGCCGGGGTCATCGACGAGTACTGCGTCACCGTCGCCCCGGTCGTGGAGCCCGCCGACCGCCCGTTCCTCAACCCGGGCATCCGCCCCGACACCGAGGTCGTCGGCGCGCTCGTCGACGAGGCGGGCTTCAGCTATCTTCGTCTTCGCGTGCGGCGCTGA
- a CDS encoding alpha/beta hydrolase family protein, translating to MVAPRRAAMRGASPSLIAGVRTALTVVSLALAGVLAALGVASAHMARRVVTPELRRPDTRILSLDTSAQTITLARTPDTELPGRYGLFTSGTTDYIKLGSVLSQDDVSVKRKLLTHIGTTAQLSPDASFSGWYYDSAEELHLPFSPELIGTGVGPCPAWLFPAGDADVWVIQVHGRGTTRAECLRAVPVFHALGITSLLVSYRNDGEAPRSRAGTYALGATEWRDVDAAVGFARRRGAKRILLMGWSMGGAIALQVSLNSAHRDAIVGLILESPVIDWRIVLEYQAHVQGVPAAVSGLAIGALQSEWATPITRAGSAIPFDRLDVVARAAELRHPILILHSDDDGFVPSDASHDLVVARPDLVDLKVFEVARHTKLWNYDQERWSASIRDWVDRLGFSAAREDEDS from the coding sequence ATGGTCGCCCCCAGGCGCGCCGCGATGCGCGGCGCCTCTCCCTCTCTCATCGCCGGCGTGCGAACCGCGCTCACCGTGGTCAGCCTGGCGCTTGCCGGCGTGCTCGCAGCGCTCGGAGTCGCGTCCGCGCACATGGCCCGCCGTGTCGTCACTCCCGAGCTTCGGCGGCCCGACACCCGCATCCTGTCGCTCGACACGTCGGCGCAGACGATCACCCTCGCCCGCACCCCTGACACGGAGCTGCCGGGGCGCTACGGGCTGTTCACGAGCGGGACCACCGATTACATCAAGCTCGGATCCGTGCTCTCGCAGGACGACGTGTCGGTCAAGCGCAAACTCCTGACGCACATCGGGACCACCGCGCAGCTCTCGCCGGACGCGTCGTTCAGCGGTTGGTACTACGACAGCGCAGAAGAGCTGCACCTGCCCTTCAGCCCCGAGCTCATCGGCACGGGGGTCGGTCCGTGCCCGGCATGGCTGTTCCCCGCCGGCGACGCCGATGTGTGGGTCATCCAGGTGCATGGACGCGGCACCACCCGCGCGGAGTGCCTGCGGGCGGTGCCGGTCTTCCACGCGCTCGGCATCACGAGCCTCCTCGTGTCGTACCGCAACGACGGCGAGGCTCCGCGCAGTCGGGCCGGCACCTATGCACTCGGCGCGACGGAATGGCGAGATGTCGACGCGGCCGTCGGCTTCGCACGCCGCCGGGGGGCCAAGCGCATCCTGCTGATGGGCTGGTCGATGGGAGGCGCGATCGCGCTGCAGGTGTCGCTCAACTCGGCCCATCGCGATGCGATCGTCGGACTCATCCTCGAATCGCCCGTCATCGACTGGCGCATCGTCTTGGAGTACCAGGCGCACGTCCAGGGCGTTCCGGCTGCCGTCAGCGGCCTCGCGATCGGGGCCCTGCAGTCGGAGTGGGCGACGCCGATCACGCGGGCCGGCAGCGCCATCCCGTTCGACCGGCTCGATGTGGTCGCACGTGCCGCAGAGCTCCGGCATCCGATCCTCATCCTCCACAGCGACGACGACGGCTTCGTTCCGTCGGACGCCTCGCACGACCTCGTCGTCGCACGGCCCGATCTCGTGGACTTGAAGGTCTTCGAAGTCGCCCGCCACACCAAGCTGTGGAACTACGACCAGGAGCGGTGGAGCGCCAGCATCCGCGACTGGGTCGATCGGCTCGGTTTCAGCGCCGCACGCGAAGACGAAGATAGCTGA
- a CDS encoding DUF3000 domain-containing protein, with protein sequence MADHRPPTGPASFEEAVAAVRSTAFRDDLTVREIPAPAGLAPDAIALAGDVRPEAGAVDSPYGTGRFILLHDPVEPAPWDGPWRIVCFAQAPLEPDIGVDPLLADVAWSWLVDALASRQAGFHSASGTATKTLSKGFGSLAAEGDGAQIELRASWSPVGSMAPHVEAWAELVCMLAGLPPGSEGVAMLGTRRVTDG encoded by the coding sequence GTGGCTGACCATCGTCCTCCGACGGGACCGGCATCCTTCGAGGAGGCCGTTGCCGCTGTGCGCAGCACGGCGTTCCGCGACGACCTGACCGTCCGCGAGATCCCCGCCCCCGCAGGACTCGCCCCCGACGCGATCGCGCTCGCCGGCGACGTGCGCCCCGAAGCGGGCGCAGTGGACTCCCCATATGGCACGGGCCGCTTCATCCTGCTCCACGATCCGGTCGAGCCCGCCCCGTGGGACGGGCCGTGGCGGATCGTGTGCTTCGCGCAGGCGCCGCTCGAGCCCGACATCGGCGTCGACCCGCTGCTCGCAGATGTGGCCTGGTCGTGGCTCGTCGACGCACTCGCCTCGCGGCAAGCGGGGTTCCACTCGGCCTCGGGAACCGCCACCAAGACCCTCTCGAAGGGATTCGGCTCGCTCGCCGCCGAAGGTGACGGCGCTCAGATCGAATTGCGCGCCTCGTGGTCGCCGGTGGGCTCTATGGCCCCGCACGTGGAAGCATGGGCAGAGCTCGTGTGCATGCTTGCCGGGCTGCCGCCGGGCTCGGAAGGGGTTGCGATGCTGGGAACACGAAGGGTGACGGATGGCTGA
- a CDS encoding ribonuclease D: MADYVVIDDIAGLEAAAAQLAAGEGPVAVDVERASGFRYSQRAYLIQVFRRGAGVFLFDPPPIGDFRALQNAIGQEEWVLHAASQDLPSLRELSLEPVSMFDTELAARLLGHERVGLGAVVEDTLGITLAKAHSASDWSTRPLPQAWLEYAALDVEHLVDVRDALAAELVEQGKTEYAAEEFRGVLERVPKPLRGEPWRRLSGLHTVRGRKALAVARALWTAREDYARREDVAPGRLVPDRALVAAVLADPKSKQELAAVKEFTGRASRSQIDRWWAAIEAGRASDELPLERATGGDSLPPPRAWADRNPEADARLKAARPVVEERAAELAMPTENLLTPDLLRRLAWSPPDPVTPTSVSVTLELLGARRWQIDQTSQLIADAFVGSVQSPSEASEADS, encoded by the coding sequence ATGGCTGACTATGTCGTGATCGACGACATAGCCGGCCTGGAGGCCGCCGCGGCCCAGCTCGCGGCCGGAGAAGGACCTGTCGCCGTCGATGTCGAGCGCGCCTCGGGCTTCCGCTACTCGCAGCGGGCCTATCTGATCCAGGTGTTCCGGCGCGGTGCCGGTGTCTTCCTGTTCGATCCCCCTCCGATCGGCGATTTCCGCGCGCTGCAGAATGCGATCGGTCAGGAGGAGTGGGTGCTGCATGCAGCGAGCCAGGACCTTCCGTCGCTGCGCGAGCTGTCGCTCGAACCGGTGTCGATGTTCGACACCGAGCTCGCCGCGCGACTTCTGGGCCACGAGCGGGTGGGGCTCGGCGCGGTCGTCGAGGACACCCTCGGGATCACCCTCGCGAAGGCGCACTCGGCATCGGACTGGTCGACGCGGCCACTCCCCCAGGCATGGCTGGAGTATGCGGCGCTGGATGTCGAGCACCTGGTCGATGTGAGAGACGCACTTGCGGCGGAGCTCGTGGAGCAGGGAAAGACCGAGTATGCCGCCGAAGAGTTCCGCGGCGTCCTGGAACGGGTGCCGAAGCCGTTGCGCGGCGAGCCGTGGCGCAGGCTGAGCGGTCTGCACACGGTGCGCGGGCGCAAGGCGCTCGCGGTCGCGCGAGCACTGTGGACCGCCCGCGAGGACTACGCACGACGCGAGGACGTCGCCCCGGGCAGACTCGTACCCGACCGCGCGCTCGTGGCCGCTGTGCTCGCCGACCCGAAGTCCAAGCAGGAGCTCGCCGCGGTGAAGGAGTTCACCGGGCGCGCCAGCCGTTCGCAGATCGACCGGTGGTGGGCGGCCATCGAGGCCGGGCGCGCGAGTGACGAACTGCCGCTGGAGCGCGCGACCGGCGGTGATTCGCTGCCGCCTCCGCGCGCGTGGGCGGATCGAAACCCCGAAGCCGACGCACGACTCAAGGCCGCACGGCCGGTGGTCGAGGAGCGCGCCGCAGAACTCGCGATGCCCACCGAGAACCTGCTGACCCCCGACCTGCTCCGTCGGCTGGCGTGGTCACCACCGGATCCTGTGACGCCGACATCCGTGTCCGTCACTCTCGAATTGCTCGGCGCGCGCCGATGGCAGATTGACCAAACCTCACAGTTGATCGCGGATGCTTTTGTGGGTTCCGTGCAATCGCCCTCCGAGGCGTCCGAAGCCGATTCGTAG
- a CDS encoding thiolase family protein — translation MAEISDVFFVDGMRTPFGRAGEKGMYWNTRADDLAVKATIGLMGRNPGVPAGRIDDVAIAATSQTGDQGLTLGRSVAILAGLPQTVPGFAIDRMCAGAMTSVTTMAASIGVGMYDLALAGGVEHMGHHPIGANTDPNPRFVAEKMVDPGALNMGVTAERIFDRFPHLTRERSDRYGMLSQHKAQAAYDAGKLQPDLVSVAIKDAEGAWGLATVDEGRRPQTTMEDLAGLKTPFRAHGRVTAGTSSPLTDGATMSLLAGGAAVKELGLAPKMKLVSFAFAGVQPEIMGIGPIPSTEKALKKAGLTIDDIGLFELNEAFAIQVISLLDHFGVADDDPRVNQWGGAIAIGHPLAASGVRLMIQLAAQFAERPDVRYGLTAMCVGLGQGGSVVWENPNYDGKKK, via the coding sequence GTGGCCGAGATTTCCGACGTCTTCTTCGTCGATGGCATGCGCACACCCTTCGGGCGCGCCGGCGAGAAGGGCATGTACTGGAACACCCGAGCAGACGATCTCGCCGTGAAGGCGACGATCGGGCTGATGGGGCGCAACCCCGGGGTTCCGGCGGGTCGCATCGACGACGTGGCCATCGCTGCGACATCGCAGACCGGCGACCAGGGGCTCACGCTCGGGCGCAGCGTCGCGATCCTGGCGGGCCTGCCGCAAACGGTGCCGGGCTTCGCGATCGACCGCATGTGCGCGGGCGCGATGACGAGCGTCACGACGATGGCCGCCTCGATCGGCGTCGGAATGTACGACCTCGCCCTGGCCGGTGGTGTCGAGCACATGGGACACCACCCGATCGGCGCCAACACCGACCCGAATCCCCGATTCGTCGCCGAGAAGATGGTCGATCCCGGCGCGCTCAACATGGGCGTGACGGCGGAGCGCATCTTCGATCGGTTCCCGCACCTCACCAGGGAACGCTCGGACCGGTACGGCATGCTCAGCCAGCACAAGGCTCAAGCGGCCTACGACGCCGGCAAGCTCCAGCCCGACCTCGTGTCCGTCGCCATCAAGGACGCGGAGGGCGCGTGGGGTCTCGCGACCGTGGATGAGGGCCGCCGCCCGCAGACCACCATGGAGGACCTCGCCGGTCTGAAGACACCGTTCCGCGCCCATGGGCGCGTCACCGCCGGGACATCGTCGCCGTTGACCGACGGTGCGACGATGAGCCTGCTGGCGGGCGGCGCCGCCGTCAAGGAACTCGGACTCGCCCCCAAGATGAAGCTGGTCTCGTTCGCCTTCGCGGGCGTGCAGCCCGAGATCATGGGCATCGGACCGATCCCGTCGACCGAGAAGGCACTGAAGAAGGCCGGACTCACGATCGATGACATCGGCCTCTTCGAGTTGAACGAAGCCTTCGCGATCCAGGTGATCTCACTGCTCGACCACTTCGGCGTCGCCGACGACGATCCGCGTGTCAACCAGTGGGGCGGTGCGATCGCGATCGGTCACCCCCTCGCCGCCTCCGGTGTGCGACTCATGATCCAGCTCGCCGCCCAGTTCGCCGAGCGTCCCGATGTCCGCTACGGCCTCACCGCCATGTGCGTGGGTCTCGGCCAGGGCGGCTCGGTCGTCTGGGAGAACCCGAACTACGACGGAAAGAAGAAGTAA
- a CDS encoding 3-hydroxyacyl-CoA dehydrogenase NAD-binding domain-containing protein has translation MAKTVSEQYADVDFSPIQALTDGEVITNSTVRDIRLGSGKVLALITLDNGRDHNRPNTLGPATMTQLGETLDALKARAAAGGIQAVGITGKQYILAAGADLSDISRVGSKENAKLVAQLGHKVFGELEDLGVPVFAFVNGLALGGGLEIALNSTYRTVDASAAAIALPEVFLGIIPGWGGAYLLPNLIGIENALEVVISNPLKQNRMLKPQQAFDYGIFDAIFPAANYLEDSLKWADGVLSGSVKVVRKNEPGKIERLTKWPIAIKMARGMLESRIGTVPKSPYAALELLDKAKSGTKAEGFAREDDALADLVTGDQFAASMYAFDLVQKRAKRPVGAPDKALARTVTKVGIVGAGLMASQFALLFVRKLQVPVLITDLDQSRVDKGLAYINDEIGTLEAKGRLDGDTANRLRALVRGTTDKSEYADCDFVIEAVFEEVGVKQQVFGEIEQIIAEDAILATNTSSLSVEEIGAKLANPERLVGFHFFNPVAVMPLIEIVKTADTSDAALSTAFVVARALGKNAVLTADAPGFVVNRLLAKVMGEAARAIYEGTPLLTVEKAFQPLGLPMTPFQLIDLVGWKVAAHVQDTMATAFPARFYASENFHRLAELTEVVEKDRAGRVTGWSKGAEKVLKGAVGSSPASEAEILARVQDGLAQELKIMLDEGVVPEVEDIDLCLILGAGWPFIDGGASPYLDREGASQRVFHDTFHHPVIKGIAS, from the coding sequence ATGGCGAAGACCGTTTCCGAACAGTACGCGGACGTCGACTTCTCTCCGATCCAGGCGCTCACCGACGGCGAGGTGATCACGAACTCGACCGTGCGCGACATCCGTCTCGGCTCGGGCAAGGTGCTGGCCCTGATCACGCTCGACAACGGGCGTGACCACAACCGCCCGAACACGCTGGGGCCGGCCACCATGACCCAGCTCGGCGAGACCCTCGATGCGCTCAAGGCACGCGCGGCCGCGGGTGGGATCCAGGCCGTTGGCATCACCGGCAAGCAGTACATCCTCGCCGCAGGCGCCGACCTCTCCGACATCTCCCGCGTGGGATCCAAGGAGAACGCGAAGCTCGTTGCTCAGCTCGGCCACAAGGTCTTCGGCGAGCTCGAGGATCTCGGCGTTCCGGTGTTCGCATTCGTGAACGGGCTCGCGCTCGGCGGCGGGCTCGAGATCGCTCTGAACTCGACGTATCGGACGGTGGATGCCTCGGCCGCGGCGATCGCGCTGCCCGAGGTGTTCCTCGGCATCATCCCCGGGTGGGGCGGCGCCTACCTGCTGCCGAACCTGATCGGTATCGAGAACGCCCTCGAGGTCGTGATCTCGAACCCGTTGAAGCAGAACCGGATGCTCAAGCCCCAGCAGGCGTTCGACTACGGGATCTTCGACGCCATCTTCCCTGCGGCGAACTATCTCGAGGACTCGCTGAAGTGGGCTGACGGCGTGCTCAGCGGCTCGGTCAAGGTCGTCCGCAAGAACGAGCCGGGCAAGATCGAGCGCCTCACCAAATGGCCCATCGCGATCAAGATGGCGCGAGGGATGCTCGAGAGCCGGATCGGCACGGTTCCGAAGTCGCCCTATGCGGCCCTCGAGCTGCTCGACAAGGCCAAGAGCGGCACCAAGGCAGAGGGGTTCGCCCGCGAGGACGACGCGCTCGCCGACCTCGTCACGGGAGACCAGTTCGCGGCATCCATGTACGCGTTCGATCTGGTGCAGAAGCGCGCCAAACGCCCGGTGGGCGCGCCCGACAAGGCTCTCGCCAGGACGGTCACGAAGGTCGGCATCGTCGGCGCGGGCCTCATGGCCAGCCAGTTCGCGCTCCTGTTCGTGCGCAAGCTGCAGGTTCCCGTGCTCATCACCGACCTCGACCAGTCCCGCGTCGACAAGGGTCTGGCGTACATCAACGACGAGATCGGCACGCTCGAAGCGAAGGGCCGCCTCGACGGCGACACGGCGAACCGGCTGCGTGCGCTCGTGCGCGGCACGACCGACAAGAGCGAATACGCGGACTGCGACTTCGTGATCGAGGCCGTCTTCGAAGAGGTCGGCGTGAAGCAGCAGGTGTTCGGCGAGATCGAGCAGATCATCGCCGAGGACGCCATCCTCGCCACCAACACTTCGTCCCTGTCGGTCGAGGAGATCGGCGCGAAGCTCGCGAACCCCGAGCGGCTCGTCGGCTTCCACTTCTTCAACCCGGTCGCGGTCATGCCGCTCATCGAGATCGTGAAGACAGCGGACACCTCGGATGCCGCGCTCTCGACGGCCTTCGTCGTCGCTCGCGCGCTGGGCAAGAACGCCGTGCTCACCGCCGACGCCCCCGGCTTCGTCGTCAACCGTCTGCTCGCGAAGGTCATGGGCGAGGCGGCACGGGCAATCTACGAGGGCACGCCGCTCCTGACCGTCGAGAAGGCGTTCCAGCCACTCGGACTGCCGATGACGCCCTTCCAGCTCATCGATCTGGTCGGCTGGAAGGTCGCCGCGCACGTGCAGGACACCATGGCGACGGCGTTCCCGGCGCGCTTCTACGCCTCCGAGAACTTCCACCGGCTGGCGGAGCTCACCGAGGTCGTCGAGAAGGACAGGGCGGGCCGGGTCACGGGTTGGTCGAAGGGGGCCGAGAAGGTCCTGAAGGGTGCCGTCGGCTCCTCCCCCGCAAGTGAAGCCGAGATCCTCGCCCGTGTGCAGGATGGGCTCGCGCAGGAGCTCAAGATCATGCTCGACGAGGGCGTGGTTCCCGAGGTCGAAGACATCGACCTGTGCCTCATCCTCGGTGCCGGCTGGCCCTTCATCGACGGCGGTGCATCGCCCTACCTCGATCGCGAAGGTGCCTCGCAGCGTGTCTTCCACGACACCTTCCACCACCCGGTGATCAAGGGCATCGCCTCCTAG
- the dxs gene encoding 1-deoxy-D-xylulose-5-phosphate synthase: MAILPNIAGPRDLDALSPEQLEQLAGEIREFLVENVSRTGGHLGPNLGVVELTIALHRVFDSPFDPFVFDTGHQSYVHKLLTGRQDFSELRTRGGLAGYPQRSESPHDVVESSHASSSLSWADGISRAFTRTGRKDRHVIAVVGDGALTGGMTWEALNNISDDNDRNLIIVVNDNGRSYAPTIGGMARYLNRVRTADTYRNLHRGSDQMFRRLGPAARAVYRGVRGGTHGFLSRFINNAALYSNLDIKYLGPVDGHDLPVLMETLELAKQFGAPVIVHAITEKGRGFQPALDDEADQFHAVGRIDPVTGATVGGASAGPAWTDVFADELVEIGHEREDVIAMTAAMLRPTGLLPFAQRFPGRALDVGIAEQHAVASAAGLAFGGLHPVVAIYATFMNRAFDQVLMDVALHRAGVTFVLDRAGVTGPDGPSHHGIWDLAMLQLVPHIRIAVPRDAERLREELREAVGVSDAPTVIRFPKGGVSPELPALERLADGVDVLVRSDAQDVLIVGIGPMAHIAVDVAERLRAQGIGTTVIDPRWAIPVQPSVTELAASHRLVITIEDGIRVGGIGTRVRQVLREAGVDTAVDELGVPDEFIDHASREQILEDAGLTAAKIAHDVVSQVLGTRIPVARPATSEIASLAAHARRDA, encoded by the coding sequence ATGGCGATCCTTCCGAACATCGCAGGACCCCGCGATCTCGACGCCCTCAGCCCTGAGCAGCTCGAACAGCTCGCCGGTGAGATCCGCGAGTTCCTGGTCGAGAACGTGTCTCGGACCGGTGGTCACCTCGGCCCGAACCTCGGTGTCGTCGAACTCACGATCGCGCTGCACCGCGTCTTCGACTCGCCCTTCGACCCGTTCGTCTTCGACACCGGCCACCAGTCGTATGTCCACAAGCTGCTCACCGGGCGCCAGGACTTCAGCGAATTGCGCACGCGCGGCGGCCTCGCCGGCTACCCGCAGCGCTCCGAGAGCCCGCACGATGTGGTGGAGTCATCGCACGCGTCGAGCTCGCTCAGCTGGGCCGATGGGATCTCGCGCGCCTTCACCCGCACCGGTCGCAAGGACCGGCATGTCATCGCGGTGGTCGGGGACGGTGCGCTCACCGGCGGCATGACGTGGGAGGCGCTCAACAACATCTCCGACGACAACGACCGCAACCTGATCATCGTCGTCAACGACAACGGTCGCTCGTACGCGCCCACGATCGGCGGAATGGCCCGCTATCTCAATCGTGTCCGCACCGCCGACACCTACCGCAACCTCCACCGCGGCTCCGACCAGATGTTCCGCCGTCTCGGCCCCGCCGCTCGCGCCGTCTACCGCGGCGTTCGCGGCGGAACCCACGGCTTCTTGTCGCGCTTCATCAACAACGCGGCTCTCTACTCCAATCTCGACATCAAGTACCTGGGCCCGGTCGACGGACACGACCTGCCGGTGCTGATGGAGACCCTCGAGCTGGCAAAGCAGTTCGGCGCTCCCGTGATCGTCCATGCGATCACTGAGAAGGGCCGGGGCTTCCAGCCCGCCCTCGACGACGAAGCCGACCAATTCCATGCGGTGGGCAGGATCGATCCCGTGACAGGCGCGACGGTCGGCGGCGCGAGCGCCGGGCCGGCTTGGACGGATGTCTTCGCCGACGAACTCGTCGAGATCGGCCACGAGCGCGAAGACGTGATCGCGATGACCGCGGCGATGCTTCGGCCCACGGGGCTGCTGCCGTTCGCGCAGCGATTCCCCGGGCGTGCCCTCGACGTCGGCATCGCAGAACAGCACGCCGTGGCCTCCGCCGCCGGTCTCGCCTTCGGCGGGCTGCATCCCGTGGTCGCCATCTACGCGACGTTCATGAACCGCGCGTTCGATCAGGTGCTGATGGATGTCGCGCTCCACCGCGCCGGCGTCACCTTCGTGCTCGATCGCGCGGGAGTCACGGGACCCGACGGCCCGAGCCACCACGGCATCTGGGACCTCGCGATGCTGCAGCTGGTGCCCCACATCCGCATCGCGGTGCCACGAGACGCCGAGCGGCTGCGCGAGGAGCTGCGTGAGGCAGTCGGGGTCTCGGATGCGCCGACCGTCATCCGCTTTCCCAAGGGCGGCGTCAGCCCCGAGCTGCCCGCCCTGGAGCGCCTCGCGGACGGCGTCGATGTGCTGGTGCGCTCCGATGCGCAGGATGTCCTCATCGTCGGCATCGGCCCGATGGCGCACATCGCCGTCGACGTGGCTGAGCGACTCCGGGCGCAGGGCATCGGCACAACGGTCATCGACCCGCGCTGGGCGATCCCGGTGCAGCCCTCGGTCACCGAACTGGCGGCATCTCATCGCCTGGTCATCACGATCGAGGACGGCATCCGCGTCGGAGGCATCGGCACGCGCGTGCGTCAGGTGCTTCGCGAAGCCGGCGTCGACACCGCCGTCGACGAACTCGGCGTGCCGGACGAGTTCATCGACCATGCATCGCGCGAGCAGATCCTCGAGGATGCCGGGCTCACCGCTGCCAAGATCGCCCACGACGTCGTCTCGCAGGTGCTCGGCACGCGGATCCCGGTCGCCCGGCCCGCGACATCCGAGATCGCCAGCCTCGCGGCGCACGCGCGCCGGGACGCCTGA